The Bactrocera tryoni isolate S06 unplaced genomic scaffold, CSIRO_BtryS06_freeze2 scaffold_943, whole genome shotgun sequence genome includes a window with the following:
- the LOC120782113 gene encoding tigger transposable element-derived protein 6-like, translating into MTGSLWSMIMKEFGNEIGKQKRKVLLIVDNAACHKVDGLNVENVKITFLPPNTTSLLQPLDQGIIHCFKVYFRQIMVRKQILAIENGLSIKQFIISISILDSLNFIKRAWWLVKSDTIRNCFQKAGFQVKDISFDPIEEIADAPIEIHNFDEYVACDSDIDCFGVLTDEEIVKDVLNEADVELSEESAVDAGYSES; encoded by the exons ATGACTGGATCTTTGTGGTCAATGATAATGAAGGAATTTGGCAATGAAATAGGAAAGCAAAAGCGAAAGGTGTTATTAATAGTTGACAACGCAGCCTGCCATAAAGTTGATGGTTTGAATGTTGAGAATGTaaagattacatttttgccacCAAACACGACATCACTGTTGCAGCCTCTCGACCAAGGGATAATACACTGCTTTAAAGTTTATTTCAGACAAATAATGGTTCGAAAACAAATACTTGCCATAGAGAACGGCTTGtcaattaaacaatttataatatCGATTTCAATACTTGATtcccttaattttattaaacggGCGTGGTGGCTTGTTAAAAGCGATACCATAAGAAATTGCTTTCAAAAA GCCGGATTTCAAGTAAAAGATATTTCGTTCGACCCTATCGAGGAAATAGCAGATGCCCCTATTGAAATACATAACTTTGATGAATACGTTGCGTGCGACAGTGACATTGATTGCTTTGGTGTTCTTACTGATGAGGAAATAGTAAAAGATGTATTAAATGAGGCTGATGTTGAATTATCAGAAGAATCTGCAGTTGATGCC